A DNA window from Trypanosoma brucei brucei TREU927 chromosome 10, whole genome shotgun sequence contains the following coding sequences:
- a CDS encoding ATP synthase, putative: protein MSSTPEVADALFHVRKTGFVDETMTQVLEQLFDCPQHGRVLETYMRGRHEDICMVLIKTLATTHNKSTLGVLLRLFADLARSSTVMGKTLGLCSSVLVDQEDPVQMFLYLATTHSRDRMISDPALYLAATTLRYADPKLNEESLERFFAIVNESLSVNPLQVEAVSFTVHNCAIMAHAKALRHYFFDNKLVQYFPRLLTDTIGDDAASLVQLTYEVLVVTWLLSYEVDGVVSLQEHKMLPHIHRVIQRMQKEKCIRVALMVLWNFVQAERQYMDAVTNPSDATWVSDEIFKLARVNGGKGPSFIAEMVGVGMLKTLTQLARRKFGDEDISELIQDLLNVLENSMETLTSFSEYRGEVLSGSLEWTPVHTCAKFWQSNIMQFEKNGYEVLEALGNIIMNSTNSLTLAVACHDIGEIVRHHPTGRALLQLPQLEGVMARVMELMSHETPEVAKNALLSVQKIMVQRWECI, encoded by the coding sequence ATGTCGTCCACGCCCGAGGTTGCGGATGCGCTCTTCCACGTGCGAAAAACGGGATTCGTAGATGAAACCATGACGCAGGTGCTTGAGCAGCTTTTTGACTGCCCGCAGCATGGAAGGGTGTTGGAGACCTATATGAGGGGAAGGCACGAGGACATCTGCATGGTGCTGATCAAAACGCTTGCAACTACGCATAATAAAAGCACTCTTGGTGTTCTGTTGCGGTTGTTTGCGGATCTCGCTCGATCGTCAACCGTAATGGGAAAGACGCTGGGACTGTGTTCATCAGTGCTGGTAGACCAGGAAGACCCCGTTCAGATGTTCCTTTACCTCGCCACCACACACAGTCGCGACCGAATGATTTCAGACCCCGCCCTGTATTTAGCTGCGACGACGTTGCGGTATGCCGATCCGAAGCTTAATGAGGAGTCGTTGGAGCGTTTCTTTGCTATTGTGAACGAGTCCCTTTCGGTTAACCCGTTACAGGTTGAAGCGGTTAGCTTTACAGTTCATAACTGCGCGATTATGGCCCACGCGAAAGCGCTACGCCACTACTTCTTTGACAACAAACTGGTGCAATACTTTCCACGGCTTCTTACTGACACCATAGGCGATGATGCAGCGAGTCTTGTTCAGTTGACATACGAGGTGCTGGTTGTGACGTGGTTACTCTCCTATGAGGTTGACGGGGTCGTCTCCCTGCAGGAACACAAGATGTTGCCACATATTCACCGTGTTATACAACGTatgcaaaaagagaaatgtaTCCGCGTCGCGTTGATGGTCCTTTGGAATTTCGTGCAGGCGGAGCGCCAGTACATGGACGCAGTGACCAATCCTTCCGACGCCACATGGGTTTCGGACGAAATATTTAAACTTGCGCGAGTGAATGGAGGAAAGGGTCCCTCCTTTATTGCTGAGATGGTGGGTGTTGGAATGTTGAAGACGCTAACTCAGCTTGCTCGCCGTAAGTTTGGTGACGAGGATATAAGTGAACTCATACAAGACTTGCTGAATGTGCTTGAAAACAGCATGGAAACCTTAACTAGCTTCTCGGAATACCGTGGTGAAGTACTTAGCGGGTCTCTTGAGTGGACTCCAGTGCACACCTGTGCGAAATTTTGGCAGAGCAATATTATGCAGTTTGAGAAAAACGGCTATGAGGTGCTGGAAGCATTGGGTAATATAATTATGAATTCCACCAACAGCCTTACTCTCGCTGTTGCATGCCATGACATTGGTGAGATTGTCCGGCATCACCCAACAGGCCGTGCGCTGCTGCAGTTACCGCAGTTGGAAGGTGTCATGGCTCGTGTTATGGAGCTGATGTCACACGAGACTCCTGAGGTAGCCAAAAATGCCCTTCTCTCAGTACAGAAGATTATGGTTCAACGGTGGGAGTGCATTTAA
- a CDS encoding structural maintenance of chromosome 4, putative (similar to Structural maintenance of chromosome 4. (Swiss-Prot:Q12267) (Saccharomyces cerevisiae); similar to GB:AAS44544.1: structural maintenance of chromosome protein 4 {Trypanosoma cruzi); similar to SP:Q8CG47: Structural maintenance of chro) encodes MSCESNGDIAQPVVEKVSRLIIRDIDVENFKSYAGKHRIGPFHKTFATVVGPNGSGKSNVIDAMLFVFGKNARKIRLEKLSELIHTSAAHPNFTYASVTVHFVRLRESAEQQRDPNQREEIPNSVLSIKREVYKTGASQYFIQGTRTTQREVVETLIKEGVDLEHNRFLILQGEVEQIALMKPKAEREGEEGLLEYLDDLIGTNDFAQCISEATREAEAAQQQRLDALDRERKLRAEREALDSAKNSAIEFVKKDNLQQKTLIVLCQLRMQVVEEKLAEPRRLLKEIDNRVEKLKVTVDEKMAEKSAAEDELHKRKKELAEATKERDAARTKRDVAQKEVDRLKSGADEQSKSRKEKEKQIKDAASDMQKAQLQQQDADREAAIHQQNLNEAREQVEKLQKEYDVATERFVSIFTPLRQELDKKKADFAPYEKALVEAKEQLDTAQNRLQLLDVSGTKRQEQLHNIASALQCNMRRIEEVERLLKGADPNKYNAELKGLQETLAKAAEKKHSINASIQDIKNSFSEGESDDRAVRFLLLQRSLKGYYGTLRQLGRIDDAYDVAAGVASNAWSYHVVEDRETAAKALELLRTHDIGRATMIVLKEIERQIGNRMETPFTSPTPKAKRLFDLITPVNDRFRIAFYQALGNTLVVSGLTEAREVAFGGPQRYRVVTLRGELAEPGGSLTGGGNTPRGAGLKAARLPVDKEAVRATLQNLQAELVEAAQAECDAQSRIHELREKQRHLNPAQISQLHVELNTLRVTVEADSQRQARIEREIREASQENERKRRALECAVEEAERQLGAAEKSHIKHRSALEELENKIDNVGGLEYKALCQNLKTQQERVEAEDKALRECRRLSQRLRATQERKERDIAQYNEDLNRILAESSGELEAALVTAKEIAEEVTRAFKGAEMRFNDAQLALEGAKAAVPVAHKALVEAQRRLDDEDRFRQIEVAKMADALQELAKFEQKIDGCEEKIRENVDFYGIETLDLKDNEEERRDEDEENDAVNANDESASQDAEGDGRSDNGADDVLSQDREEEKVDVRNMTFRLSAEQLLNYNYDECVHKAKLLSEEAKRLNNMIDFRAVRLWRERDAEHRKGKAEYLRIREISDAADQRLQKLKDERRDCFMACFVRVQNRLREVYQLLTHGGDADLELVDANDPFEGIQFVVRPPKKSWKQISNLSGGEKTLSSLALIFALHDIKPTPIYVMDEIDAALDFRNVSIVANYILRQASGAQFIIISLRNNMFEMAHQLVGVFKRSDVARTVGINPVVFQQKVLSVLQERKRKRTGSTGDVQIKVEDKVACNNEAADILVSSRSASRCRSSVPRAKTTPKSSQKGSGKTPRNCGVAANGVRLKVEEDA; translated from the coding sequence ATGAGCTGCGAAAGCAACGGAGATATTGCTCAACCAGTGGTAGAAAAGGTTTCGAGACTGATAATACGTGACATTGACGTAGAGAATTTCAAATCGTACGCGGGAAAGCACCGCATCGGACCGTTTCATAAGACATTTGCGACGGTTGTTGGACCTAATGGCTCCGGAAAGTCTAACGTTATTGATGCAATGCTCTTCGTGTTTGGAAAGAATGCGAGGAAGATCCGTTTGGAGAAACTCTCTGAACTTATTCATACCTCTGCGGCGCATCCAAATTTCACATATGCCTCAGTAACAGTGCATTTTGTACGCTTACGCGAGAGTGCAGAACAGCAACGGGACCCGAACCAACGTGAGGAAATCCCAAACAGTGTACTTTCCATTAAGAGGGAGGTGTATAAAACCGGTGCCTCTCAATATTTCATTCAAGGCACCAGAACAACACAACGGGAGGTCGTGGAGACGCTCATCAAAGAGGGTGTAGACCTGGAACACAACCGGTTTCTTATTCTTCAAGGTGAAGTGGAGCAAATTGCGCTCATGAAACCTAAAGCAGAGCGTGAGGGTGAGGAGGGTTTACTTGAGTACCTTGATGACCTTATAGGAACTAACGACTTTGCACAGTGCATATCAGAGGCGACACGGGAAGCGGAAGCGGCGCAACAACAGCGTTTAGACGCCTTGGATCGCGAGCGTAAGCTACGCGCTGAACGGGAGGCGCTAGACTCCGCCAAGAATAGTGCGATAGAATTCGTCAAGAAAGACAATTTACAACAAAAGACGTTGATTGTACTCTGCCAGCTGAGGATGCAAGTTGTCGAAGAGAAGCTCGCTGAACCCCGTCGTCTTCTGAAAGAAATAGACAACCGTGTCGAAAAATTGAAGGTGACTGTGGATGAAAAAATGGCGGAGAAGTCAGCTGCTGAGGATGAGCTTCACAAACGGAAGAAAGAACTCGCTGAAGCAACGAAGGAGCGTGACGCAGCCCGTACAAAAAGAGACGTTGCTCAGAAGGAGGTGGATCGTTTGAAATCCGGGGCCGATGAGCAGTCGAAgtcaaggaaagaaaaggaaaaacaaataaaagatgcTGCAAGCGACATGCAAAAGGCTCAACTACAACAACAGGACGCGGATCGAGAGGCTGCCATCCATCAGCAGAATCTCAATGAAGCGCGAGAACAAGTAGAAAAACTTCAGAAAGAGTATGACGTCGCAACAGAGAGGTTTGTTAGCATCTTCACACCACTTCGCCAGGAGCTAGATAAGAAGAAGGCTGATTTTGCCCCATATGAAAAAGCTCTGGTGGAAGCAAAGGAGCAACTTGATACGGCCCAAAACCGCTTACAATTACTTGATGTTTCGGGGACGAAGCGGCAGGAACAGTTACATAACATTGCCTCTGCGTTACAATGTAACATGCGGCGTATTGAAGAAGTGGAGAGGCTCTTGAAAGGAGCTGATCCCAATAAATACAACGCGGAGCTAAAGGGTCTTCAAGAAACCCttgcaaaagcagcagaaaagaaacacagcaTAAATGCTTCTATACAGGATATCAAGAATTCCTTTAGCGAAGGTGAAAGCGATGATCGGGCCGTTAgatttcttcttctgcagCGCTCGCTCAAGGGCTACTATGGCACACTAAGACAACTTGGTCGCATTGATGACGCATACGATGTTGCAGCTGGTGTGGCAAGCAACGCGTGGTCTTATCACGTGGTGGAAGATCGGGAGACGGCAGCCAAAGCCCTCGAGTTGCTGCGCACGCATGACATTGGACGTGCCACAATGATTGTACTGAAGGAAATCGAACGGCAAATTGGAAACCGAATGGAAACACCCTTCACTTCACCAACCCCAAAGGCAAAGCGCTTGTTTGATCTTATTACCCCTGTCAATGACCGGTTCCGTATTGCCTTCTATCAGGCTTTAGGGAATACACTTGTGGTATCTGGTCTTACTGAGGCGCGTGAGGTGGCCTTTGGTGGTCCTCAACGTTATCGTGTCGTAACGCTTCGTGGAGAGTTGGCAGAGCCCGGTGGGTCCTTAACGGGAGGCGGTAACACGCCACGTGGGGCGGGGCTGAAGGCAGCTCGACTTCCGGTAGACAAGGAGGCGGTGCGCGCAACTCTTCAAAACTTGCAAGCAGAGCTGGTGGAAGCGGCTCAAGCCGAGTGCGACGCCCAGAGTAGAATACATGAACTACGCGaaaagcagcggcacctCAATCCTGCTCAGATATCGCAACTTCATGTGGAATTAAACACGCTTCGTGTCACCGTGGAAGCGGATTCGCAGCGCCAGGCTCGGATAGAGCGGGAAATTAGGGAGGCTTCGCAAGAGAACGAGAGGAAACGGAGGGCGCTGGAGTGTGCTGTCGAGGAAGCAGAAAGACAGCTTGGTGCCGCAGAGAAGTCTCATATCAAGCACCGTAGTGCACTGGAAGAACTCGAAAACAAAATTGACAACGTTGGTGGACTTGAATACAAGGCGCTATGCCAGAACCTGAAGACCCAACAGGAACGGGTGGAGGCAGAAGACAAGGCCCTGCGGGAATGTCGGCGATTATCACAGCGTCTCCGTGCGACGCAAGAACGCAAAGAGCGAGATATTGCGCAATACAACGAAGATCTTAATCGCATTCTTGCTGAGTCTTCTGGTGAGTTGGAGGCGGCGCTTGTGACGGCGAAGGAAATAGCGGAGGAGGTTACGCGGGCATTCAAAGGGGCAGAGATGAGGTTTAACGACGCCCAGTTGGCTCTGGAAGGTGCAAAGGCAGCTGTACCAGTGGCACATAAGGCTTTGGTTGAGGCTCAGAGACGGTTAGACGATGAGGACCGATTTCGACAGATAGAAGTGGCTAAAATGGCTGATGCTTTGCAAGAGTTGGCGAAGTTTGAGCAGAAGATTGATggttgtgaagaaaaaattagGGAAAACGTAGATTTTTATGGCATAGAAACTCTAGACCTCAAagataatgaagaagaaagaagagacgaGGACGAAGAGAATGACGCAGTAAATGCAAACGATGAGTCTGCTTCTCAGGACGCGGAGGGGGATGGTCGTAGTGATAACGGCGCAGACGATGTTCTCTCTCAGGACCGCGAAGAGGAGAAGGTGGATGTGAGGAACATGACTTTTCGACTTTCGGCAGAGCAACTGTTGAACTACAATTACGACGAATGTGTGCATAAAGCAAAACTACTGAGTGAAGAAGCCAAGAGGTTGAATAATATGATCGACTTCCGTGCGGTTCGGCTGTGGCGTGAGCGCGATGCTGAGCACCGCAAGGGGAAGGCTGAATATCTTCGAATAAGGGAAATATCAGATGCGGCCGACCAGCGGTTGCAAAAGTTGAAGGATGAACGCAGGGACTGTTTCATGGCGTGTTTTGTTCGTGTTCAAAATCGTTTGCGTGAAGTTTACCAACTGCTTACACACGGTGGTGACGCGGACTTGGAACTTGTTGATGCAAATGATCCCTTTGAAGGAATTCAGTTTGTTGTTCGACCCCCGAAAAAGTCATGGAAGCAGATTTCCAACCTCTCTGGTGGTGAAAAGACTCTGTCGAGCTTAGCACTTATTTTCGCGCTGCACGACATTAAACCGACACCGATTTATGTCATGGATGAAATAGACGCCGCACTGGACTTCCGCAACGTTTCCATTGTTGCAAACTACATCCTTCGTCAAGCCAGTGGTGCGCAGTTTATCATCATTTCTCTCCGAAACAACATGTTTGAAATGGCTCATCAGCTCGTTGGTGTTTTCAAACGGTCAGATGTGGCTCGTACGGTGGGTATAAATCCAGTCGTTTTTCAGCAAAAGGTGTTGAGTGTTCTTCAGGAACGCAAACGCAAAAGGACGGGTTCAACAGGAGATGTGCAAATTAAAGTAGAAGATAAAGTTGCATGTAACAACGAAGCCGCTGACATCCTCGTAAGCAGCAGAAGTGCCAGCAGGTGCAGGTCTTCAGTGCCGAGAgccaaaacaacaccaaagtCTTCTCAAAAGGGTAGTGGAAAAACTCCGAGGAATTGTGGGGTTGCCGCAAATGGAGTTCGTTTGAAGGTAGAGGAAGATGCCTAA